The following are encoded in a window of Ranitomeya variabilis isolate aRanVar5 chromosome 8, aRanVar5.hap1, whole genome shotgun sequence genomic DNA:
- the ALG14 gene encoding UDP-N-acetylglucosamine transferase subunit ALG14 gives MAGRYPLTSPIRKCFAFHGGFVVPRLMEWLLPVGGGFLLTVLALGLRIALVLRGPGDHRPGRNGNVSLLVVAGSGGHTTEILRLLSVLSTSYYPTHYVLAETDKMSEEKIHSFEMSKEKTSTEPKYTIHRIPRSREVRQSWSSSFLTTLQALFYSLPLTFQLKPDVILCNGPGTCIPVCFSALLLGILGIKKVLIIYVESLCRVESLSLSGKILYRVADRFIVQWPLLKDKYPKSTYLGRIV, from the exons ATGGCAGGACGCTATCCACTGACGTCACCAATACGGAAGTGTTTTGCGTTCCACGGTGGCTTCGTGGTCCCCCGGCTGATGGAGTGGCTGCTGCCGGTGGGGGGCGGCTTTCTGCTCACGGTCCTAGCGCTGGGGCTCAGGATAGCGCTGGTGCTGCGGGGACCCGGAGACCACAGACCCGGCAGGAATGGCAATGTCAGCCTGCTGGTGGTGGCGGGCTCTG GTGGACATACCACTGAAATCCTGAGACTGCTCAGCGTCCTGTCCACATCGTACTATCCAACACACTATGTCTTGGCTGAGACTGATAAGATGAGTGAAGAGAAGATTCATTCATTCGAAATGTCTAAGGAAAAGACATCTACAGAACCGAAG TATACCATCCATCGCATCCCCAGAAGCAGAGAAGTGCGACAATCCTGGAGTTCTTCCTTTCTGACCACGCTCCAGGCCTTATTCTACTCTCTGCCGTTAACTTTTCAGCTGAAGCCTGATGTG ATCTTATGCAATGGACCAGGAACGTGTATCCCTGTGTGCTTCTCTGCTCTTCTTCTTGGCATTTTGGGCATAAAGAAAGTCCTCATCATCTACGTGGAAAGTTTATGTCGCGTAGAGTCGCTATCATTGTCGGGAAAAATCCTCTACCGTGTGGCAGACCGTTTCATCGTCCAGTGGCCTCTTCTCAAGGACAAGTATCCAAAGTCCACATACTTGGGAAGAATAGTTTGA